From one Deltaproteobacteria bacterium genomic stretch:
- a CDS encoding DUF4143 domain-containing protein: MFKRSLTLPEPGVETFFLWGPRQTGKSTLLRERYGQGRWVELLKAEEFRRYLARPERLRQELEAEPPGPREQIVIDEIQKLPALLDEVHWLIENRGLHFALCGSSARKVRRGAANLLGGRAIRYELHGLTASELGRDFDLDRLLNHGYLPRIYEASRPARMLDAYIADYLKEEVAAEGLVRNLPTFSDFLDVAALSDGELVNFSNIARECGVSSHTTRSHFEILEDTLLGRWLPAYRKRPKRRVIGAPKFYFVDVGVVNRLARRGELRAGSELYGKAFENWVFHELSAFVSYRGEGGRQLSYWRLASGIEVDFIVGDMQVAIEAKSSERITRDHLQGLRSLAEDHPRVGRRIVVCREPRARTTDDGIEILPVATFVRRLWGGEL, encoded by the coding sequence ATGTTCAAGCGCTCTCTCACCCTCCCGGAGCCCGGGGTCGAGACCTTCTTCCTGTGGGGGCCTCGGCAGACGGGCAAGAGCACGCTCCTGCGCGAGCGCTACGGCCAGGGCCGCTGGGTCGAGCTCTTGAAGGCCGAGGAGTTCCGGCGCTACCTGGCCCGCCCCGAGCGGCTGCGCCAGGAGCTGGAGGCCGAGCCCCCTGGGCCTCGCGAGCAGATCGTGATCGACGAGATCCAGAAGCTGCCGGCGCTCCTCGACGAGGTGCACTGGCTGATCGAGAACCGCGGACTCCACTTCGCCCTCTGTGGGTCGAGCGCGCGCAAGGTGCGGCGCGGCGCCGCAAACCTCCTCGGCGGCCGCGCGATCCGCTACGAGCTCCACGGGCTCACCGCCAGCGAGCTCGGCCGCGACTTCGATCTCGATCGCCTGCTCAACCACGGCTATCTGCCGCGGATCTACGAGGCGAGCCGGCCCGCGCGGATGCTCGACGCCTACATCGCCGACTACCTGAAGGAGGAGGTGGCCGCCGAAGGGCTGGTACGCAATCTCCCCACCTTCTCCGACTTCCTGGACGTCGCCGCCCTCTCCGACGGCGAGCTCGTGAACTTCTCCAACATCGCCCGGGAATGCGGGGTCTCGAGCCACACGACCAGGAGCCACTTCGAGATCCTCGAGGACACGCTCCTCGGGCGCTGGCTCCCGGCGTATCGCAAGCGACCGAAGCGCCGGGTGATCGGGGCGCCGAAGTTCTACTTCGTCGATGTGGGGGTCGTGAACCGGCTGGCACGGCGCGGCGAGCTGCGCGCCGGCTCCGAGCTCTACGGCAAGGCCTTCGAGAACTGGGTCTTCCACGAGCTCTCCGCGTTCGTGAGCTACCGCGGCGAGGGTGGTAGGCAGCTCTCCTACTGGCGGCTCGCGAGCGGCATCGAGGTCGACTTCATCGTCGGCGACATGCAGGTGGCGATCGAGGCGAAGTCGAGCGAGCGGATCACCCGTGACCACCTCCAGGGGCTGCGGAGCCTGGCCGAGGACCACCCGCGCGTGGGACGCCGCATCGTCGTGTGCCGGGAGCCGCGGGCGCGCACGACCGACGACGGCATCGAGATCCTCCCCGTCGCGACCTTCGTGCGGAGGCTCTGGGGCGGCGAGCTCTGA
- a CDS encoding carboxylesterase family protein: MSSPRVVVLGLSWLALAAAGLACGRPAEPLPVADPATRRSPPAGDVVGFTGGYGSHVWLGLPFAAPPVGERRWRAPAAAPRWDGERAALEHGAPCPQYASVYAGLPRGSEGVTGDEDCLVLDVWAPAMEPAAAAAARLPVMVWFHGGGHSIGGTAFYDGGNLARTGQVVVVAAQYRLGPLGWLRHEALRATATTPEDRSGNFGTLDTIRALEWVRDNAAAFGGDPGNVTIFGESAGGTNVLALLLAPSGAGLFHRAILESPGMDTVVAGYAERFHDDTPPGHPHSANEAIVQMMVSEGSAPDGAEARAKLSAMPAAELAAWLRSRTPAQLLAGYTEHSEGMLWFPSVFRDGHVIPDAEPLALLAAGRYHHVPTLLGTNRDENKLFMAFDPELARWRFGLFPQPRDPGRYAAQADASARAWKARAVDEPARRMRAVQGPTVYGYRFDWDEEPSLPWLYDGPAMLGASHGFEIPFVFGHWDLGPESSRLFTRWNREGREALSAAMLSYWAQFAATGAPGRGRNGELPEWQPWDASSPEAPKYAVLDTPAGGGVRMASETWTLERVVAELLADPRVHDDRTRCAVLRAMALSDDLPRDQYASAGGGACADYALDAYPWPDVAAADAR, encoded by the coding sequence CAGGGCTCGCCTGCGGGCGCCCCGCCGAGCCGCTCCCGGTCGCCGATCCCGCGACCCGCCGCAGCCCGCCGGCCGGCGACGTCGTCGGCTTCACGGGCGGCTACGGCTCCCACGTCTGGCTGGGCCTCCCGTTCGCGGCGCCGCCGGTCGGCGAGCGGCGCTGGCGGGCGCCCGCGGCGGCCCCGCGCTGGGACGGCGAGCGGGCCGCGCTCGAGCACGGCGCGCCCTGCCCCCAGTACGCGAGCGTGTACGCGGGCCTGCCGCGCGGGTCCGAGGGCGTGACCGGCGACGAGGACTGCCTGGTGCTCGACGTGTGGGCACCGGCCATGGAGCCGGCCGCGGCCGCCGCCGCGCGCCTGCCGGTGATGGTGTGGTTCCACGGGGGCGGCCATTCGATCGGCGGCACGGCCTTCTACGACGGCGGCAACCTGGCACGGACCGGGCAGGTCGTGGTGGTCGCCGCCCAGTACCGGCTCGGGCCGCTCGGCTGGCTGCGCCACGAGGCGCTGCGCGCCACCGCGACGACCCCCGAGGACCGCTCGGGCAACTTCGGCACGCTCGACACGATCCGCGCGCTCGAGTGGGTGCGCGACAACGCCGCGGCCTTCGGCGGCGACCCGGGCAACGTCACGATCTTCGGCGAGTCGGCGGGCGGCACCAACGTGCTGGCCCTGCTGCTCGCGCCCTCCGGCGCCGGCCTCTTCCACCGCGCGATCCTGGAGAGCCCCGGCATGGACACCGTGGTGGCGGGCTACGCCGAGCGCTTCCACGACGACACGCCGCCCGGCCACCCGCACAGCGCCAACGAGGCGATCGTCCAGATGATGGTCTCGGAGGGATCGGCCCCGGACGGCGCCGAGGCGCGCGCGAAGCTGTCGGCAATGCCTGCTGCCGAGCTCGCCGCCTGGCTGCGCAGCCGCACGCCCGCGCAGCTCCTGGCCGGCTACACCGAGCACAGCGAGGGCATGCTCTGGTTCCCGAGCGTGTTCCGCGACGGTCACGTGATCCCCGACGCCGAGCCGCTCGCGCTGCTCGCCGCCGGCCGCTACCACCACGTGCCGACCCTCCTCGGCACCAACCGCGACGAGAACAAGCTGTTCATGGCCTTCGACCCGGAGCTGGCGCGCTGGCGCTTCGGGCTCTTCCCGCAGCCGCGCGATCCGGGGCGCTACGCCGCCCAGGCCGACGCCTCGGCGCGCGCCTGGAAGGCGCGGGCGGTCGACGAGCCGGCGCGGCGCATGCGCGCGGTCCAGGGCCCGACGGTCTACGGCTATCGCTTCGACTGGGACGAGGAGCCGAGCCTGCCCTGGCTCTACGACGGCCCGGCCATGCTCGGCGCATCGCACGGCTTCGAGATCCCCTTCGTGTTCGGGCACTGGGACCTGGGGCCCGAGTCGAGCCGGCTCTTCACGCGCTGGAACCGCGAGGGCCGCGAGGCGCTCTCGGCGGCGATGCTGTCGTACTGGGCGCAGTTCGCGGCGACCGGCGCGCCCGGCCGCGGCCGCAACGGCGAACTGCCCGAGTGGCAGCCGTGGGACGCCTCCAGCCCGGAGGCACCGAAGTACGCCGTGCTCGACACGCCGGCCGGCGGCGGCGTGCGCATGGCCAGCGAGACCTGGACGCTCGAGCGCGTGGTCGCCGAGCTGCTCGCCGACCCGCGCGTGCACGACGACCGCACCCGCTGCGCGGTGCTGCGCGCGATGGCGCTCTCGGACGACCTGCCGCGCGACCAGTACGCGAGCGCGGGCGGGGGCGCGTGCGCGGACTACGCGCTCGACGCGTACCCGTGGCCCGACGTCGCGGCGGCGGACGCGCGCTGA